CCTTCTTTTCGTCCTTCTTTTCGTCTTCCCGCACCGCTGACTTAAAGTTGCGGATGGCTTCTCCCAGGCCCTTTCCGACCTGCCCAAGCTTACTAGGGCCGAAAATCAGCAATGCGATAACCAAGAGGACCAAAAGTTC
The sequence above is drawn from the Terriglobales bacterium genome and encodes:
- the tatA gene encoding twin-arginine translocase TatA/TatE family subunit; translation: MVLLVIALLIFGPSKLGQVGKGLGEAIRNFKSAVREDEKKDEKKDEKKDQS